The stretch of DNA ACTGCCATCACAGGGATTGGTCAAGTGCGGCGGTACTTGCACTGGGATCTCACCTTCGCCGTGCAACGCAAAAAATTTCACGGGAAACCCCGGTGGGTCAGTTTCGATGAGGTCTGAGGCGGCTCGAAGACGCCTTGCAAAGCGCCAGCTACGGTGCGCTCCGGGAGGGGATTGTTGTTGCTGGAACCTTACTTGATGGTGCGTGTAGTCATATGGTGGGACATCCGATATTCTATGTTCTAGATCACGTGGGCGCTCAGTCGGACGCACGGCCCAAGAGCCGCAACTCGTGGGCGTACTTACTTAATGTTAACGCTGGGAAGATTTTCCCGTAATAACACCAATGAAGTGAGGAACCTGCGGGTCGTACGACGCACAATTTATGAGGAGTTTTGTTGGCAATCTCGATGGTAACGCCGAAGGCAAGGTTCAGTGCCCAAGCGCGGCTTCGCGCACTGCAGGCAGATATTATGGAACTCATTTTGGATCGAGATCTTGATGCTGGTGACCCCATGCCGACGGAGAGCGAACTCTGTGAAGTTCTTGGTGTTGGCCGCAATACCTTGCGCGAATCGCTAAAAGTACTGCAGGCTTTGGGTGTCATTGAAATTCGCCATGGCTTTGGCATGTTTGTGGCNCCCAGCAACTTCGACGCGCTAGCTGACGGGTTGACGTTCCGCGGCCGCCTTTCGCTTCGCCACGAAGGGCTTGAAGCGTTGCAGTTGATTGATATCCGGCAAGCTCTTGAGGCGGGCCTGATCAGTGCCTGCATCGCAGTAGTTACCGATGAGCACCTAGTGCGTATTGAGGCCGCCGTGGTCAAAATGGAGGAACTGGCACAGCGCGGGGAACCGTTTGCCGAAGCGGATGCCGAATTCCACAGGTTGCTCTTTGAGCCCTTGGGCAATGATCTCTTGATGAGCCTCATGAGTGTGTTTTGGAAGGTTTACCGCAAGATCCATGTGGAGATTGGTACCGGCGGCTCAGACCTCGTTGACACGGCAGCGGAACACCGCAGAATCTACAACGCTGTTGCCGCCCGGGATGCAACAACGGCCACCAAGATACTCAGCTGCCACTTTGACGGGATTAGGGCGAAGATCCGGCTTTTGTTGAGGTCGACTAAAGTACCCCGGACCAACTCTGGAGGACGTACGGAACGTGGATTCCGTGCGTCGTCCTTTTGAAACCCGATAACCCGCAGGGGAAGGGTGGGCTAGGGTGATTCTTCGTCTGCCTGGCAAGCGATTGCAGCGGTGCTTGGGGCGGCGTACTCTAGGCGCAAAATTGAATAGAGCANGGAGTCCCTACGGGATCCTCGCACTAATCGATGGGAACGCAGCCGCCCCTCTAAGGTGAACCCATTTTNTTCTAAGACTCGAATTGAACCGAGATTGCCAGGGTGGCAGGTGGCGCTGATTCGCTCCAGCTTCAGCGTATGGAACCCATATGCCAGTAGCTGACTCGTAGCTTCAGTGGCGTAGCCGTTTCCCCAGTAGGAGCGGTGGAACGTGTATCCAAGCTCTCCGTTGCGGTCATGGGGATCAGTGGTCCAAATGGCCACAGAGCCAATGGCCTTACCCTCCAAAACGGCGGCAAGTGAAAACGCTGATCGGCCCTCTTTCAGGTGCTCTTGGGCTGCATCTTCAACGAAGGGCGCCGTTTGCTCTAAAGTATTCGGTCCCCAGGTTGACCAATGCGTCACCTGCGGATCTGAGCTGTACTCGTGAACAGCTGGGATGTCCTCCGCCGTGAAGTCGCGCAAACTCAGCCTAGGACCCGCTGGGTAGGACTTTGAAAGACTCATGCTTCACCTGTTCCCTCCATTTCTGAGCACCAGCCTCATACCCTGACCGGTCACCATTAATCCAGGGCAGGTAACCCCTCCGGTGTGGTTACGGATGGGCGACCTCACTGAACGCCTTAAAAAAGAGTCCCAAACCGAAGTTTGGGACTCTTTCTGCAAATTCTTGCAAAGTGCGCGCGAAGGGACTCGAACCCCAACCTCCTGATCCGTAGTCAGGTGCTCTATCCATTGAGCTACGCACGCATATTCAGTTTCTTTGTTTCTTTGTTGACCCTTGGGCCGTGAATAACTCTAACCTTACTTGGCTGTGGATACAAATCGGAAGGGCCGTGTTCCCCGCCACTAGACCGGTCTAGGTGATGTGGATCACTTATTGGAACGGAGGTAATGCGCCCAAACCCCGAGAATACGCGGATCTTGCTATACCTCTGGTCAACACGTCCCACCTCCCATGCCGGTGAAGTCAAAATTCGGGCCCTAGCATTTAGATATCACCTACCCACCCAGTGAAGGGAAACACAATGGTCCACGCGCCAGTGCAGGAATCCGTTGAGCAGGCAATGACAACCCACAAGGCCCTAGCGGCTTGGGTATCAGAGGTTGCCGCTCTGACCTTGCCGGAGAATATCCGCTGGGTGGACGGGTCTGCACAAGAGTATGCGGTGCTGACGGACCAGTTGGTTGAGGAGGGAACGCTCACCCGCCTGAACCCGGAGCTGTTCCCCAACTCCTTCGCAGCTTTCTCGGACCCGAAAGACGTGGCCCGCGTTGAAGGCAGGACCTTCATCTGCTCTGAGGATAAGCGTGACGCGGGATTTACCAACAACTGGATGGCCCCGGATGCCATGAAGGAAATACTGGATCAGAAGTTCGCTGGCAGCATGCGTGGGCGCACCATGTATGTCATTCCCTTCGTGATGGGTCCCCTTGACGCCGAGGATCCCAAATTTGGTGTGGAGATCTCCGATTCTGCCTACGTGGTGGCATCCATGCGCATCATGGCCAACATTGGCAGTGACGTCCTGCGGGCCATGGAAGCGAGCAACGCTTTCTTTGTGCCGGCGTTGCACTCCGTAGGAGCCCCGTTGGCACCCGGAGANAAAGACGTTGCATGGCCGTGCAACGAAGAAAAGTGGATTGTGCATTTCCCGAAGGAGCGCTCCATCTTCTCCTACGGTTCCGGTTACGGAGGCAACGCCTTGCTGGGCAAGAAGTGCTTTGCCCTGCGCATAGCCTCCGTCATGGCCCGGGATGAAGGCTGGCTGGCTGAACACATGCTGATCCTGAAGCTCACCAGTCCGGAGAATAAGACCTACAACATTGCCGCGGCATTTCCCTCGGCCTGCGGTAAGACGAACCTGGCGCTGTTGGAGCCCACCATTCCGGGCTGGAGCGCCAAAACCCTNGGGGATGACATCAACTGGATGCGTTTCGGCAAGGACGGCGAGCTGCGTGCCGTGAATCCGGAAGCCGGACTCTTCGGCGTTGCACCCGGAACAGGCTGGCACACCAACCCCAACGCGATGGCTGCGATTTCCAAGGGCAACTCCATCTTTACCAACGTTGCCCTGACGGACGACGGCGGTGTTTGGTGGGAGGGCATGACCACTGACGTGCCTGCTCACTTGATCGATTGGCAGGGCAATGAGTGGACGCCGGATTCGGGCCGCACCGCCGCTCACCCGAACTCGCGGTTCTGCACACCCATCGACCAAGTGGATATGCTCTCTGACGACTACTACTCCCCTGATGGCGTGGAGATTCACGCCATTTTCTTTGGTGGCCGCCGTAAGACAACCATNCCCCTAGTCACCCAATCACGCGATTGGACCCATGGGATCTTCCTGGGCTCAACGCTCTCCTCGGAAACCACAGCCGCTGCCACCGGGGCCGTAGGCGTTGTGCGCCGGGACCCCATGGCTATGTTGCCGTTTATCGGCTACGACGCAGGCGACTACCTCAAACACTGGATTGAACTCTCGGCCAACGCTAATCAGGACCGGCTGCCCAAGATTTTCTTGGTGAACTGGTTCCGCCGCACAGCAACAGGCGGTTTTGCCTGGCCAGGTTTTGGTGAGAACACTCGCGTGCTCAAGTGGGCCATTGAGCGCATAGAAGGCAGCGCAGATGCGGTAGAGACACCCATCGGCTTCGTCCCGACCCCAAGCTCACTGGACTTGGACGGCTTGGAGGTGCCGCCGTCGGACTTGGTAGACGCACTTAAGGTAGATGCCACCGAATGGGACACCGAGATCAAGGACATCCAAGAGTGGTACTCCCGTTTCGGAGACTCCCTACCTTCCGAGCTCGCCGCCGAGCTAGAGGGCCTGAAGCAGCGCTTCGCCGCGTAAGCAAACAGGGCTCACCGTGACCTCTGCGCACCATTGTGCACGGATGTGCCGCCACTCTTGCAGTGGCGCAGGATGCCACGAAAACCATGCGCAGGCGTGCAAGTGAGAGCACACCAACGTGTCTGATAAGGCACGGGGAGCAGGGTCCTGAGCAGCAAAAGGGTCCCGAAGGGCTCGACCACTAAATGAACTGGTCGAGCCCTTCGGGACCCTCAAGCTGTGACTAGGAGGCGGCGCCGGCCAGCCACAGATCGGGCCCGAAGACCTCGTAATGGATTTTGGCGGACGGGATGCCGGCATCCATGGCCTGGTTGCGGATGGCCTTCATGAACGGCAGCGGACCGCAAACGTACATGGACGCGTTAGCGGGAATGTCCAGACCGTCAAGGGTCATGAAGCCCTTGTTGAAGCCTTCGGTGGGCTCTTCCAGCCAAAGCTGCATAGTGGCGCTGGTGATGGCGTCAACGTCGGTGGTCATCTGCTCGCGCAGCTCAANAGCTGCGAGGTTCTTCTCAGCGTGCAAGACCAGGACCTCGCGGTCGGCGCCGGCGTTGGCCAAGGCGCGCAGGGCCGATGCGGACGNGGTGCAGCCGATGCCGGCCGTGGCAAACACGACGGGGCCTTCGCCGTCGAGCGTCACGTCACCGTAAGGATTGGAAAGTTCCACGACGTCCCCGACCTGCACATTGTTGTGCAGCACCGGTGAAACCTCGCCGCCGTCGTCGCGCTTGGTGGTGAATACGCGGCGGGTGGTGGAATCCACGTCGGCCGAGAGTGAGTACTGGCGGCACTGGAGCAGACCGTCGGGCAGGGCTACCTTCACCGTGACGAACTGGCCGGGGCGGGCCACAGTGACGGNGGTGTCATCGGCCGGCTCCAGCACGAAGGTCATGGAGTCTGCGCCGGCAGGGTTCTTTTCAACAACGGTCCAGGGCATCCAGAGCTTGTCATTGGCCTGCATGGCGTAGAGACCCTNTTCAATCTTGATCAGGGCGTTGGCCATGAGCCAGTAGACCTCGGCCCAAGCTTCGGCGATCTCTGCGGTAATGACGTCGGCAAGCTCTTCGGCGATGGCCTCAAAGAGGTACTTATAGACAATTTCGTACTGGTCTTCGGTGATGCCAAGGCCCGTGTGCTTGTGGGCGATGCGGCTGAGCATCTGCTCGGGAATGATGTCCGGGTTGGCCACCAAAGCCGTGGCGAAACCTGCGATGGAGC from Arthrobacter polaris encodes:
- a CDS encoding globin domain-containing protein gives rise to the protein MLSEKSRPLIVATLPLVGSRLGAITPNFYNRMFAARPELLDGLFSRANQNNGEQQKALAGSIAGFATALVANPDIIPEQMLSRIAHKHTGLGITEDQYEIVYKYLFEAIAEELADVITAEIAEAWAEVYWLMANALIKIEXGLYAMQANDKLWMPWTVVEKNPAGADSMTFVLEPADDTXVTVARPGQFVTVKVALPDGLLQCRQYSLSADVDSTTRRVFTTKRDDGGEVSPVLHNNVQVGDVVELSNPYGDVTLDGEGPVVFATAGIGCTXSASALRALANAGADREVLVLHAEKNLAAXELREQMTTDVDAITSATMQLWLEEPTEGFNKGFMTLDGLDIPANASMYVCGPLPFMKAIRNQAMDAGIPSAKIHYEVFGPDLWLAGAAS
- a CDS encoding GNAT family N-acetyltransferase, translated to MSLSKSYPAGPRLSLRDFTAEDIPAVHEYSSDPQVTHWSTWGPNTLEQTAPFVEDAAQEHLKEGRSAFSLAAVLEGKAIGSVAIWTTDPHDRNGELGYTFHRSYWGNGYATEATSQLLAYGFHTLKLERISATCHPGNLGSIRVLEXNGFTLEGRLRSHRLVRGSRRDSXLYSILRLEYAAPSTAAIACQADEESP
- a CDS encoding phosphoenolpyruvate carboxykinase (GTP), producing the protein MVHAPVQESVEQAMTTHKALAAWVSEVAALTLPENIRWVDGSAQEYAVLTDQLVEEGTLTRLNPELFPNSFAAFSDPKDVARVEGRTFICSEDKRDAGFTNNWMAPDAMKEILDQKFAGSMRGRTMYVIPFVMGPLDAEDPKFGVEISDSAYVVASMRIMANIGSDVLRAMEASNAFFVPALHSVGAPLAPGXKDVAWPCNEEKWIVHFPKERSIFSYGSGYGGNALLGKKCFALRIASVMARDEGWLAEHMLILKLTSPENKTYNIAAAFPSACGKTNLALLEPTIPGWSAKTLGDDINWMRFGKDGELRAVNPEAGLFGVAPGTGWHTNPNAMAAISKGNSIFTNVALTDDGGVWWEGMTTDVPAHLIDWQGNEWTPDSGRTAAHPNSRFCTPIDQVDMLSDDYYSPDGVEIHAIFFGGRRKTTXPLVTQSRDWTHGIFLGSTLSSETTAAATGAVGVVRRDPMAMLPFIGYDAGDYLKHWIELSANANQDRLPKIFLVNWFRRTATGGFAWPGFGENTRVLKWAIERIEGSADAVETPIGFVPTPSSLDLDGLEVPPSDLVDALKVDATEWDTEIKDIQEWYSRFGDSLPSELAAELEGLKQRFAA
- a CDS encoding FadR/GntR family transcriptional regulator, with protein sequence MVTPKARFSAQARLRALQADIMELILDRDLDAGDPMPTESELCEVLGVGRNTLRESLKVLQALGVIEIRHGFGMFVAPSNFDALADGLTFRGRLSLRHEGLEALQLIDIRQALEAGLISACIAVVTDEHLVRIEAAVVKMEELAQRGEPFAEADAEFHRLLFEPLGNDLLMSLMSVFWKVYRKIHVEIGTGGSDLVDTAAEHRRIYNAVAARDATTATKILSCHFDGIRAKIRLLLRSTKVPRTNSGGRTERGFRASSF